GACGGCGCGACGCCTGCTCGCGTTTCCGGCCCCCGTGGTGATCGCGTCCAGCGGCCACGCCATCGCCATGGCGGCGTTCTTGCTCACCACGGCGGATCTTCGCATTGGCGTGAGCGAAGCCGGCACGCGGATCTGCGCCAACGAAGTCGAGATCGGCCTGACGGTGCCGCACTTCGCCGTCGAGCTGTGCCGCCAGCGGCTGACCCCCAGCGCGTTCCAGCGTGCGCTGGACCTCGCGCACGTCTTTCCTCCCGACGAGGCCGTGCGTGCGGGGTTCCTCGACGAGGTCGTGCCCGCGGCCGATCTCTCGCGCGTGGCGCAGGAGCGTGCGCTCGCGCTGGCGAAGCTCATGCGCGACGCGCACACCGCCACCAAGAGTCGGGTGCGCGCCCAGGCTTTGGCAGCGCTCGATGCCGCCATCGAAAGCGACCTCGAAGACTGGAATCAGCGCCTCTAGCCTCGCTTAATCTGCGCACTGGACTACGCTTTCACCCCATGAAGCTCGTCCTTGCGGTCGCGGTGGCACTCCTCCTTGGTGGCTGTGGCGACAGCGACAGCGGCACCACGGCGCCGAAGAAGCTCGTTCCGGTGGAAGGCACCAGCGTCGTGTTCGACGTTGACGCCGATCTCTCGTCTTCGGCGAGCTTCTATGATCTCCCGTATCCCTCGGATCTGCGTCTCACGGAAGCCGGGACCCCGAACGTGAGCGCGATGCCGCAAGCCGCCGACTCCGTGGCGGCGACGTTGACCGCAGCGGCGGAGGCGCGCCCGGGGTTCCCTGCCACGCCGGCGGCGTACTTCCGATTCGACGGCGCGCTGCCGGAGCTGGACGCCGAGACGGCGATCGCCGCCGACGCGGCCTCACCGGTGCTCCTCGTCGACGTGGATCCCGACTCGCCGGACCGCGGCAAGCTGTATCCGACGGCGGCCCACGTCCACGCGAAGGATGGTTTCAATCCCGAAAACCTCCTGGCCGTTGGCGCCTATCCCGGCATCGTGCTGCCGACGGATCGCACCTACGCCATCGTCGTTATGCGATCCTTGAAAGACGCGGCGGGCGAGCCGTTGGGAGTTCCGCTGAGCATGGTGGAGCTCAAGGCGGGGAGGACGCCCGCCGGCAGTCACGGCGCCGACCTCGCCAAGCTGTATCTGCCACTGTGGGAAACCCTCGAAACGCTGCAGTTGGATCGCGAAGAGGTCGCTGCCGCCACCGTCTTCACGGTGGGCGACGTCGTTGCGGAGACTCTGTCCCTGTCCGACAAAGTGCTCGCAGCGTACGACGCGAAGATCGAAGGCCTGGCGCTGGATCCCGACGATGGCGCCACGCAGCCGCGCTTCTGCGAGCTGCACGGCAGCATGACCGTGCCGCAGTTCCAGCAAGGCACGCCCCCCTTCGATACCGAGGGCCTGATGGTGCTCGGCAGCGACGGCACTCCCGAGCGCCTGCGCGACGAAGTCTCGCCCGTCGCCATCACCATTCCAAAGGGACCCATGCCGGCGGGCGGCTACCCCCTCGCGGTCTACATCCACGGCTCCGGCGGCCTGTCCACGCAGCTGGTGGATCGCGGCAAGATCACCGTCACCGGCGGGCCGCCCACCAAGGGTGAAGGCCCCGCCTTCGTGCTCGAGCCCCACGGCTACGCCATGGCCGGCTCCGCCATGCCCCTCAACCCCGAGCGTCTGCCCGGCGCGAGCGACTTCGCCTACATCAACCTGATGAACCTGGGGCCGTTCGCGTCCACGTTCCGTCAAGGCGTGTTCGAGCAGCGCCTCTTCATCCGTGCCCTCAGCACGCTCCAGATCGATCCCGCGATCCTCGCTGGATGCACCGGCCCCACGCTGCCCAGCGGCGAGACCAGCTACCACTTCAACACCGATCGCTTGCTGCTGATGGGCCAATCGATGGGCGGGCAGTACACCAACCTGGTGGCGCCCGTGGAGCCGCTGGTGAAGGCCGTGATCCCCACGGGCGCTGGCGGCATGTGGAGCGAATTCATGGTGGAGAGCCCGCTCTTCAACGGCGTGAAGTACCTGGCGGCCAATCTGCTCGAGGTCGATCCCGAGAATCTGACCTACCTGCACCCGGCCCTGCACCTGCTGTTCACCGCTTGGGAGCCGGGAGACGCCGACGTGGCCGTGTCGCGCATCGGTCTTCGACCGCTTCCAGGTCACCCCGTACGCCCGATCTACGAGCCCGCCGGCAAGGGCGACGAGTTCTGGACCACGTCCATCTACAACGCCATGGCCATGGCCTACGGCACCGAGCAAGCCGGGGACGTGGTGTGGGCCGACATGCAAGACGCGCTCGCCCTGGTCGGCCGCGACGGCATCCAGAGCTACCCCGCCAAGAACAACGTCACCTCCGCAGACGGCACGCCCTTCACCGCCATCGTCGTGCAGTACGAAGGCGACGGCATCGAAGACCCGCACTACATCTTCCAGCAGCGGGACGAGGTGAAGTACCAGTACGGCTGCTTCGCCGAGACGTTCCTGAAGACGGGCGTAGCCGTGGTGCCCGCGCCTGCCGCCCTCGGCACTCCCTGCCCTCAATAGGGCAGCATCCTGTTGGTCCGCCGCGGAACCTCACGTTCCGCCGCCGCGGCAGTGTCACCCGAGCGCGTTCAACACTTCAGCCCCCACCACGATGTTCTCGCCGGGGCGACGCGTGGTTTCGGGAACGAAGAGCATGCGGACGATCTCATCGTAGCTCTTGGACAGCTGCGGTGGTTGGCGTCGGTCGAGCTCGCTCGCTGCAGCGCGCAGCTCCGAGCGCGACATGGGCTCGCGGTGCCACTTGACCTCACCCAACAGTAGCCGCTTGCCATCGCGCGACTCGCTCACGACGTCCCACTCCGGGTCGTTCTTGCTCCACCAGCGCGAGGCGGGCCCCCAGTCCCCGAGCCGAGGAACAGCCGAACGGCAGAGATCTTCCCAAGCCGTAGAGACGAGGGCAGGCCAGTATCTCTCGAGCAGCAGCTTGCGGGTCGCCTTGGTTCCCGCGGCGAGCGCCGCGCGATGCGGGGCCACGATGCGGAACCACATTCGAATGAACGGATCGACGATCTTGTACAGGGAGCGCTTGCTCTTGCGCTCGCTGTCGCCAAACGGGATCTCTTTTGCTACCAGCCCCAGGCCCAGCAATCGATCCAGCGGTCTCGGGAGGGAAGTGGCCGGACGCCCCAGCCGGCCCGCAATTTCCGATACCCGGTGAGCGCCTGCGCCGATGGCGTCCAACACGGGCCGCAGCTCGATCGCAGGTGGCAGTTCCTCGAGCAGCAGGCGATCGGGTTCCCGATGGAGTGCGCCGACGGGATCGAGCACCAGCGCTTCCAGCTGATCCACGACGGAGCCCTGCATTTCACTCGCGAGCTCCCAGTAACGGGGCACTCCTCCCCATGCCGCGAAGGTGTCGATCACGTCACTGGCCCTGCGGACGCGAAACACCTCGGGTATGGAACCCGCAGGTAGCGGACCGAGCGGTAGGATTTCCTTGGCTCGGCCGAAGAGCGGCGCGCTCGCTGAAAGGACCAAACCTTGCATCATTCGCTGGCTCGAACCCGCCAGCGCGACGACGAGTTGGGCTTCCTTGGCTTCGTGATCCACCCAGCGTTGCAGCACGCTCGGGAGCTCGGGGGAGGCAGCGACGAGGTAGGGAAGCTCGTCGAACACGATCGGCCCGCGCCACTTGGCGGCTCGCGCCTCGCGCGCGAGCCGACTCAGGAGCACGGTCCAGTCGGGGTACTCGACCTCTCCGAACCCTTCGAGGCGCTGCCCGATTGCGGACGCGAAGTAGCGGCGCTGGATGTCCGGCGTCGACTGGTCGGCGACCGTGTACACGCCTTCATGCTGGCGGGCCCACTCCACCAAGAGGCGCGTCTTGCCAATGCGGCGCCTGCCATAGACTACGGAGAGGGCGCTCGTTCTGCCCTGAAGCAAGCGATTCAGCCGTCCCAGCTCGGACTCACGGTCCACCCACAACATTATGCAGACAAGCATAATGCTGAAGCGCATAATGTAAATCGAGAAGGCGGTGGGGTCGGGTTCGGAGGCGGAAAGGCACGCCTGCGCGGTCGAGTCTCGCTCCGCACAGGAGGCATCGAGCCCGGCCGCGTGTTGCGGTGCGGTGGGAGATCCAAGGCGAGGTGCTCCACAGCGTCACCCTACAGCGTGCGTTCCGCAGCACCACGACGCGGGTTGCTCGCGCGCAGCGACGCTGCCGCGCGAGGCGGGAAGAAGTGGCCCTGACGGAGCGACAAGACCCGACGCGGCCGGAACCGTGGTGCTACACTGTCGTTCATGGCGGCCTTCATGAAGCGCTACGGCGCCTTGTTCGCGGTCGCTGCGGTTGCCTGCGGTCAAGTTGGAGCCGACGGGGGCGGTAGCGGCGGCGGCGGTACCAGCGCGAACGGGGGGCACGCCGGTGCCAGCGTCGCAGGGGGCGCCGCGGGCACCGGCGGCCTCGGTGGCGCTGCGGGCACGGGCGGGCTGCCGGCAGCGGGGGGCGTTGCCGGTGCGGGAGCCGGTGGTGGATGCAATGTTGCGTCACCGCAGCCGATCGAGAATCCGACTCCCGAGCAGATTGCGCGCGCCCAGCTGATCCACGACTTCTGTGCGTCCGTAGTCCAGCAATGCCCGGCGCTGCAAGACGGAGGACCCACGCCCTGGGTCC
This portion of the Polyangiaceae bacterium genome encodes:
- a CDS encoding crotonase/enoyl-CoA hydratase family protein, with amino-acid sequence MTDPLVRYEKQDAVSTITLDDGKVNALSPAMFGALNAALDRAESDGSVVLITGRAGRFSGGFDLGVFRRGREASVEMLLAGARTARRLLAFPAPVVIASSGHAIAMAAFLLTTADLRIGVSEAGTRICANEVEIGLTVPHFAVELCRQRLTPSAFQRALDLAHVFPPDEAVRAGFLDEVVPAADLSRVAQERALALAKLMRDAHTATKSRVRAQALAALDAAIESDLEDWNQRL
- a CDS encoding ATP-binding protein; protein product: MDRESELGRLNRLLQGRTSALSVVYGRRRIGKTRLLVEWARQHEGVYTVADQSTPDIQRRYFASAIGQRLEGFGEVEYPDWTVLLSRLAREARAAKWRGPIVFDELPYLVAASPELPSVLQRWVDHEAKEAQLVVALAGSSQRMMQGLVLSASAPLFGRAKEILPLGPLPAGSIPEVFRVRRASDVIDTFAAWGGVPRYWELASEMQGSVVDQLEALVLDPVGALHREPDRLLLEELPPAIELRPVLDAIGAGAHRVSEIAGRLGRPATSLPRPLDRLLGLGLVAKEIPFGDSERKSKRSLYKIVDPFIRMWFRIVAPHRAALAAGTKATRKLLLERYWPALVSTAWEDLCRSAVPRLGDWGPASRWWSKNDPEWDVVSESRDGKRLLLGEVKWHREPMSRSELRAAASELDRRQPPQLSKSYDEIVRMLFVPETTRRPGENIVVGAEVLNALG